From a single Raphanus sativus cultivar WK10039 chromosome 3, ASM80110v3, whole genome shotgun sequence genomic region:
- the LOC108847974 gene encoding rhamnogalacturonan I rhamnosyltransferase 1 codes for MCKTDKFVYHRKLWEMKVRLLGETKVEKLRNSFVSRSRMSLWMIRAVTVLLLWSCFVHLMALGEMWGPRLFKGWPSCFNQHDLSTVAADMRSLPAKIALPLKVRVYQNNGYLMVSCNGGLNQMRAAICDMVTVARFMNVTLVVPELDKTSFWNDPSEFKDIFDVDHFITSLRDEVRILKELPPRVKKRVELGMYHEMPPISWSNMSYYQNQILPLVKKHKVLHLNKTDSRLANNGLPLEVQKLRCRVNFNGLKFTPQIEELGRRVVSILREKGPFLVLHLRYEMDMLAFSGCSHGCNPEEEEELTRMRYAYPWWKEKVINSEVKRKEGLCPLTPEETALTLTALGIDRNVQLYIAAGEIYGGERRMKALTDAFPNVVRKETLLDSSDLDFCRNHSSQMAALDYLVAVESDMFVPTNDGNMARVVEGHRRFLGFKKTVQLNRKFLVKLIDEYTEGLLTWDVFSSMVKAFHSTRMGSPKRRLVIPNKPKEEDYFYANPQECLQLLDEPLRVI; via the exons ATGTGTAAAACGGACAAGTTTGTTTACCACAGGAAACTCTGGGAGATGAAGGTTAGACTTTTAGGAGAGACCAAGGTTGAGAAACTCAGGAACTCGTTTGTCTCCAGGTCTCGTATGAGCTTATGGATGATTCGTGCTGTTACCGTTTTGTTGCTCTGGAGCTGTTTCGTTCATTTGATGGCTTTGGGAGAGATGTGGGGTCCGAGATTGTTCAAAGGCTGGCCTTCTTGTTTCAATCAACATGATCTGTCCACTGTTGCAGCAGACATGAGGTCTCTTCCTGCTAAAATTGCTCTTCCCCTAAAAGTAA GGGTATACCAGAACAATGGTTATCTTATGGTTTCTTGCAATGGAGGACTCAATCAAATGCGAGCAGCG ATATGCGATATGGTAACCGTTGCAAGATTCATGAATGTCACACTTGTTGTGCCTGAGCTTGACAAAACCTCGTTCTGGAACGATCCCAG TGAGTTTAAAGACATATTCGATGTGGACCACTTCATAACTTCGTTAAGAGATGAAGTCCGTATACTTAAAGAGTTGCCTCCAAGGGTTAAGAAAAGAGTTGAGCTTGGAATGTACCACGAAATGCCTCCTATCAGTTGGTCAAACATGTCTTACTACCAAAACCAG ATCCTTCCATTGGTGAAGAAGCATAAGGTGTTACACCTTAACAAAACCGACTCACGACTCGCTAATAATGGACTGCCTCTGGAGGTTCAGAAGCTGAGGTGCAGAGTGAACTTTAACGGGCTCAAGTTCACTCCTCAAATTGAAGAACTAGGTAGACGAGTGGTCAGTATTCTGAGAGAGAAAGGTCCCTTTCTCGTCCTGCATCTCAGATACGAGATGGATATGTTAGCATTCTCCGGTTGCTCACATGGTTGCAACcccgaggaagaagaagaactaaCAAGAATGAG ATATGCTTATCCATGGTGGAAAGAGAAAGTCATAAACTCTGAGGTGAAGAGGAAAGAAGGCCTTTGCCCTTTAACTCCTGAGGAAACTGCTCTCACGCTGACCGCGTTGGGCATTGATCGTAACGTTCAGCTTTACATAGCTGCTGGTGAAATCTACGGTGGTGAGAGGCGGATGAAGGCTTTAACAGACGCTTTTCCAAATGTG GTCCGGAAAGAAACGCTACTCGATTCCTCTGATCTTGATTTTTGCCGGAATCATTCATCTCAAATGGCTGCACTTGATTACCTAGTGGCTGTGGAGAGCGATATGTTTGTTCCAACTAATGATGGGAACATGGCAAGAGTCGTTGAAGGTCATCGCAG GTTCTTGGGGTTCAAGAAGACAGTTCAGCTGAATAGGAAGTTCCTAGTTAAGCTGATAGATGAATATACCGAAGGGTTGTTGACTTGGGATGTGTTCTCTTCCATGGTGAAGGCGTTTCACTCTACTCGGATGGGAAGCCCGAAGAGACGGCTAGTGATTCCAAATAAACCAAAGGAAGAAGACTACTTCTACGCTAACCCGCAGGAATGTCTGCAGCTGTTAGATGAACCATTGAGAGTCATTTGA